In Lentilitoribacter sp. Alg239-R112, the following proteins share a genomic window:
- a CDS encoding DUF4159 domain-containing protein: MSLFSITFASPLILAALALLPVIWWLNRLTPPKPTREPFPPFAVLLSVLKKEDTPAKSPWWLTLIRVLLCAVIILALAEPIYNPDQQRQLASGPLVIVIDDGWSTAPDWQKRVNSASILIDQAEQQNLPVLIAKSSTLAADLTLGSAVESRKLLAALAPLPSKNVQLELSSFIRTAIGEQDIGTLAVILSPSASDNKSTSLESLAKLDAKDIRFVQSSQTQLAAINSATNNSNYLSANIIKLPSEQTAKFEITGYDLQSRPLVSNNITFEGNQNNAEVRLEAPFELLNEVVRISIDGQNTAGATYLLDDSFKRRRVALFTSNVNDVVNPLLTPSHFITRAISPFADFIDLTNINLTSGFETLLLRKPSAIIMSDIGKFEGAVAQDLQKWVEGGGLLIQFAGPKIAGASEHSLLPVKLRAGERQLGGALSWSEPQPLAPFPKNSPYSDIKISDEIKIQRQVLAEPSLDLSDRTWASLTDGTPIVTTQTLGAGRIVFFHTSAETSWSNLPLSGQFSEMLRRTINLARSSTGAITTDSTLKTKTSFLPPYKLLTSNGKLTNASGDANPMEIANNGEVLKQNTVTPGFYGTEDGWQAVNLFNERDKLSHPEIPITSDNITVTQLENSDIFKFKPWLLLAGLCILFVDAVIILWMSGAFSKRRLINVANNGAIQVLLIAATVSVLTPPPVKAQDTKPNDAFIIEQLESTTLAYAITGDQQVDRISRLGLNGLGFYLRTRTALEPSEPVGVDVESDDLSFYPLIYWPISDSAITPSKKAVENIDKFMKQGGTILFDTRDQNSSFGASSSSSSRTLKLREILFDLDIPPLEPVPLDHVLTKSFYLLDQFPGRFSGSPLWVEALSPDRDNGDRPVHSGDGVSPILITSNDFAGAWALNENRQSVLPIIPQNERQRTLAFRTGINIMMYMLTGNYKADQVHIPALLERLGQ, encoded by the coding sequence ATGAGCTTATTCTCTATCACATTCGCTTCGCCATTGATATTAGCAGCGCTTGCTCTACTTCCTGTCATATGGTGGCTCAATCGTTTAACGCCACCTAAACCTACACGAGAACCATTCCCGCCATTTGCGGTTCTGTTAAGCGTTTTAAAAAAGGAAGATACACCCGCAAAAAGCCCGTGGTGGCTCACCCTCATCCGCGTCTTACTTTGTGCTGTAATCATTTTAGCATTAGCTGAACCAATCTATAATCCTGATCAACAAAGACAACTTGCTTCTGGCCCTCTCGTCATAGTTATTGATGATGGTTGGTCGACCGCACCTGATTGGCAAAAACGGGTCAATTCTGCGAGCATACTCATAGATCAAGCTGAACAGCAAAACCTGCCTGTTCTTATAGCAAAATCAAGTACACTCGCTGCTGACCTTACACTCGGCTCAGCGGTTGAATCTCGAAAATTACTAGCTGCCCTAGCACCGCTTCCATCAAAAAATGTTCAACTAGAACTAAGCTCCTTTATTCGAACAGCAATTGGTGAACAAGACATTGGCACTTTAGCCGTTATCCTTTCACCTTCTGCATCAGATAATAAGTCGACCTCATTAGAATCATTAGCCAAACTCGATGCCAAAGACATTCGATTTGTTCAATCATCTCAAACACAACTGGCAGCGATAAATTCAGCAACAAACAATTCCAACTATTTATCTGCGAACATTATAAAGCTTCCATCGGAACAGACGGCGAAATTTGAGATAACTGGCTATGATTTACAATCACGACCGCTTGTTTCAAATAATATAACATTTGAAGGCAATCAAAATAACGCAGAAGTTCGATTGGAAGCTCCATTTGAACTCCTCAATGAAGTCGTCCGAATTTCAATTGACGGACAAAATACTGCGGGCGCCACCTACTTGTTAGATGATAGTTTTAAACGCCGTCGTGTGGCACTTTTTACAAGTAACGTAAATGACGTTGTTAATCCATTGCTTACCCCATCGCACTTTATTACGCGTGCAATTTCACCGTTCGCAGATTTCATCGACCTGACTAATATCAATCTAACATCAGGGTTTGAAACTCTGCTTTTGCGTAAGCCATCGGCGATTATTATGTCAGACATAGGAAAATTCGAAGGTGCGGTTGCTCAAGATCTTCAAAAATGGGTAGAAGGCGGTGGTCTGCTCATCCAATTTGCAGGACCAAAAATTGCAGGTGCAAGCGAACATTCTCTTCTGCCAGTCAAGCTCAGAGCTGGAGAACGGCAACTTGGCGGCGCATTATCTTGGAGCGAGCCCCAGCCTTTAGCACCATTTCCGAAAAACTCACCTTATTCAGATATAAAAATCTCAGATGAAATAAAAATTCAACGGCAGGTACTTGCAGAGCCAAGTCTGGATTTATCCGATAGAACATGGGCCAGCCTAACTGACGGTACACCTATTGTAACAACCCAGACATTGGGTGCTGGCCGTATCGTATTTTTCCACACCAGTGCAGAAACAAGTTGGTCAAATCTACCTCTATCAGGCCAGTTTTCAGAAATGTTGAGACGCACAATAAATCTTGCACGGTCTAGTACCGGAGCAATCACAACTGACTCTACGCTCAAAACAAAAACAAGCTTTCTGCCGCCTTACAAATTACTTACATCTAACGGAAAACTCACGAATGCTTCGGGCGACGCTAACCCTATGGAAATTGCAAACAATGGTGAAGTGTTAAAGCAAAACACCGTCACTCCCGGGTTTTATGGCACAGAAGACGGATGGCAAGCTGTCAATCTTTTTAACGAACGCGATAAACTTTCCCACCCTGAAATTCCAATTACCAGCGATAATATTACTGTCACACAGCTTGAGAATTCAGATATTTTTAAGTTCAAACCGTGGCTTCTGCTAGCGGGACTTTGTATACTATTTGTTGATGCGGTGATCATATTATGGATGTCGGGTGCTTTTTCAAAACGGCGACTCATAAACGTCGCCAACAACGGTGCAATACAGGTTTTGCTGATTGCAGCAACTGTGAGCGTCCTAACTCCACCGCCTGTGAAAGCGCAGGACACCAAGCCAAATGATGCCTTCATCATCGAACAACTTGAAAGCACGACACTCGCCTACGCAATTACAGGCGATCAACAAGTGGATCGAATAAGTCGGTTAGGACTAAATGGTCTTGGCTTCTACTTAAGAACGCGGACCGCACTAGAACCTAGCGAGCCTGTCGGTGTCGATGTTGAAAGTGATGATCTTTCATTCTATCCGCTCATTTACTGGCCAATAAGTGATAGCGCAATTACCCCATCAAAAAAGGCTGTCGAAAATATCGATAAGTTCATGAAACAAGGCGGCACAATCTTGTTTGACACACGAGATCAGAATTCAAGTTTCGGAGCTTCATCCAGCAGCTCCAGCCGCACGCTTAAGCTCCGCGAAATATTATTTGATCTTGACATACCCCCGTTAGAACCGGTTCCTCTAGATCACGTACTAACCAAATCTTTCTATTTGCTTGATCAATTCCCTGGACGGTTTTCAGGCAGCCCCCTATGGGTAGAGGCTCTTTCACCCGATAGGGATAATGGTGACCGGCCCGTTCACTCAGGAGACGGTGTTTCCCCTATCCTCATCACAAGCAATGATTTTGCTGGCGCTTGGGCATTAAATGAAAACAGGCAATCTGTATTGCCAATTATACCGCAAAATGAACGACAGCGAACCTTAGCATTTCGCACAGGCATCAACATCATGATGTATATGCTGACGGGAAATTATAAAGCTGATCAGGTTCATATCCCTGCCCTTTTAGAAAGACTGGGGCAATAA
- a CDS encoding LuxR C-terminal-related transcriptional regulator: MNYFDFPDNRKGIRALFIAQTLCVLFFIGDAIREFTNVPEKIGFINFEVFEFVIVIVMVISMIATGRQLVNLRAESGQLKEKLRAASGEFNAVLHQSFQEWGLTSSESDVALLAVKGLGISEISVMRETKEGTIKAQLNAIYKKANVSGRPQLISFFVEELMTGNFADGAKSSNTI, encoded by the coding sequence ATGAATTATTTTGACTTTCCTGATAATCGTAAAGGTATTAGGGCACTTTTTATCGCCCAGACCCTATGTGTTCTATTCTTCATTGGCGATGCAATTCGGGAATTTACTAACGTTCCAGAGAAGATTGGCTTCATCAATTTTGAGGTTTTCGAGTTTGTCATCGTCATTGTTATGGTTATCAGCATGATTGCAACTGGTCGGCAGTTAGTAAATCTTCGCGCTGAATCTGGTCAATTAAAAGAGAAGTTGCGGGCAGCGTCCGGCGAATTCAATGCGGTGCTGCATCAATCATTTCAAGAATGGGGCCTTACCAGTTCTGAAAGTGACGTTGCTTTATTGGCCGTTAAAGGTCTCGGGATAAGCGAGATTTCTGTTATGCGAGAAACCAAAGAAGGTACAATTAAGGCCCAGTTGAACGCCATTTATAAAAAAGCGAATGTGTCTGGACGTCCTCAACTTATTAGCTTTTTTGTCGAAGAGTTGATGACAGGAAATTTTGCTGATGGTGCGAAGAGTTCAAATACTATCTGA
- a CDS encoding glutathione S-transferase family protein produces the protein MGKLVDGKWHDVWYDTKETDGHFKRKDASFRNWITKDGSAGPTGVGGFKAEKDRYHLYVSYACPWAHRTLIFRQLKGLEDVISLSVVDHFMGTNGWEFHDRDGGTVDHVHGANFMHEIYTKAMPDYTGRVTVPVLWDKKTNTIVSNESSEIIRMMNSEFAEYSNSDYDYYPQELQSEIDKINELVYSNVNNGVYKCGFATTQEAYETNFANLFEKLDLLDERLGTSRYLVGNQITEADWRLFTTLVRFDAVYVSHFKCNKKRIDDYKNLSGYLRELYQYSGVAETVNMFHIKQHYYASHETINPTRIVPNGPELNLDAPHGREQIG, from the coding sequence ATGGGTAAATTAGTCGACGGAAAATGGCATGATGTTTGGTATGATACCAAAGAAACTGACGGCCATTTTAAGCGTAAGGACGCAAGCTTCCGTAACTGGATAACCAAGGATGGCAGCGCAGGCCCCACAGGTGTAGGCGGGTTTAAGGCTGAAAAGGATCGTTATCATCTTTACGTTTCATATGCATGCCCCTGGGCACACCGCACTTTGATATTCCGACAACTAAAAGGCCTTGAAGATGTAATCAGCCTATCCGTTGTTGATCATTTTATGGGAACAAACGGCTGGGAATTCCATGATCGTGATGGTGGAACCGTTGATCATGTTCACGGTGCGAATTTCATGCATGAAATCTATACCAAGGCAATGCCAGATTATACAGGGCGTGTGACAGTCCCGGTGCTTTGGGATAAGAAGACAAACACGATTGTTTCAAATGAATCTTCTGAAATCATCCGTATGATGAACTCGGAATTTGCAGAATATAGCAACTCTGACTACGATTATTACCCCCAAGAACTTCAATCAGAAATCGATAAAATCAATGAACTCGTTTACAGCAATGTAAATAACGGGGTTTACAAATGCGGCTTTGCAACCACACAAGAAGCCTATGAAACAAATTTTGCAAACCTATTTGAAAAACTCGACCTGCTTGATGAACGTTTAGGAACATCCCGATATCTCGTTGGCAATCAGATTACAGAAGCTGATTGGAGATTGTTTACAACGCTTGTCCGTTTTGATGCGGTTTATGTTAGTCATTTTAAGTGCAACAAAAAGCGGATCGATGATTACAAAAATCTGTCAGGCTATCTTCGCGAACTCTACCAATATTCAGGCGTTGCAGAAACAGTGAATATGTTTCACATCAAGCAACATTATTATGCGAGCCATGAGACAATAAATCCAACTCGGATTGTGCCTAACGGGCCGGAGCTTAACTTAGATGCACCGCACGGTCGCGAACAAATAGGTTAA
- the leuA gene encoding 2-isopropylmalate synthase — protein sequence MTKNANPSSSSNKGMPFASGKYQPYAPVALTDRTWPNKAITEAPTWCSVDLRDGNQALVDPMGHDRKARMFKLLLDMGFKEIEIGFPSASQTDFDFARWCIEEGGVPNDVSLQVLVQCRPELITRTFEALKGANKPIVHFYNSTSELQRRVVFGKDVKGIKQIAVDAAKMIIDMAEEAGGGYRFQYSPESFTGTELEVSLDICNAVVAEIQPTPENKLILNLPATVEMSTPNIHADQIEWFCRNVDRRDSVTISLHPHNDRGTGIAATELALMAGADRVEGTLFGNGERTGNVDVVTLALNMFTQGVDPKLDCTDIERIKDVYEYSNQMKVPQRHPYVGELVYTAFSGSHQDAINKGMKSIKQANKPLWEVPYLPIDPQDVGRTYEAIIRINSQSGKGGIAYILNEDYGINLPRALQIEFSKEVQKVTDDEGVELPAERIYEHFMGIYVHQEGSRLKFKDHTTHTHPENESLREIIARISDGGVEHEIKGVGTGPIDGFINALSKYLGVEMTVANYSEHSLQHGSNASAICYMEVETAGKKIHGAGIHTNIVSSSLSAIVSAANRILEN from the coding sequence ATGACTAAAAATGCGAACCCATCATCTTCAAGTAACAAGGGTATGCCCTTTGCATCGGGCAAATATCAACCATATGCGCCAGTAGCGCTAACGGATCGAACATGGCCAAACAAGGCTATAACAGAGGCACCGACTTGGTGTTCTGTTGATCTTAGAGATGGAAATCAGGCCTTGGTTGATCCAATGGGGCACGACAGAAAAGCAAGGATGTTCAAGCTTTTGCTTGATATGGGCTTCAAGGAAATCGAGATCGGGTTTCCATCTGCATCGCAAACAGATTTTGACTTTGCGCGTTGGTGTATTGAAGAGGGTGGGGTGCCGAATGACGTGTCCCTTCAAGTATTGGTGCAGTGCAGACCCGAGTTGATCACACGGACTTTTGAGGCGTTAAAGGGTGCCAATAAGCCTATTGTTCATTTCTATAATTCAACTTCAGAATTACAGCGCCGTGTGGTGTTTGGTAAGGATGTTAAGGGCATAAAGCAAATCGCTGTTGACGCAGCCAAAATGATTATCGATATGGCTGAAGAAGCAGGTGGCGGTTATCGTTTTCAGTATTCGCCTGAGAGCTTTACGGGTACAGAGTTGGAAGTATCGCTTGATATCTGTAATGCGGTTGTTGCTGAAATACAGCCAACGCCAGAAAATAAGTTGATATTAAATTTGCCCGCAACCGTTGAAATGTCGACACCAAATATTCATGCTGATCAGATCGAATGGTTCTGCCGAAATGTGGACCGCAGGGACAGCGTTACTATTTCTCTACACCCGCATAATGACAGAGGTACTGGAATTGCAGCAACAGAGCTTGCGCTTATGGCTGGTGCCGACCGTGTTGAAGGAACGTTATTTGGGAATGGTGAGCGAACCGGTAATGTTGATGTTGTAACATTGGCATTGAATATGTTTACTCAAGGGGTTGATCCCAAACTTGATTGTACGGATATCGAACGTATCAAAGACGTGTATGAATATTCCAACCAAATGAAGGTTCCTCAACGCCATCCGTATGTGGGTGAATTGGTTTACACTGCGTTTTCCGGATCACACCAAGATGCTATCAACAAAGGTATGAAATCTATCAAACAAGCGAATAAGCCACTTTGGGAAGTGCCTTATTTACCGATTGATCCGCAGGATGTTGGTCGTACATATGAAGCTATAATTCGTATTAACTCTCAATCAGGTAAGGGCGGTATTGCTTATATTCTGAATGAAGATTACGGGATTAATTTACCGCGTGCACTTCAAATTGAATTTAGTAAGGAAGTACAAAAAGTTACAGATGACGAAGGTGTTGAATTGCCAGCGGAACGGATTTACGAACATTTCATGGGCATCTATGTACATCAAGAAGGTAGTCGCCTTAAATTCAAAGATCATACAACGCATACTCATCCGGAGAACGAGAGTTTAAGAGAGATCATTGCTCGAATTTCTGATGGTGGTGTTGAACACGAAATTAAAGGTGTAGGCACTGGTCCAATTGATGGTTTTATCAACGCTTTGTCCAAATATCTTGGTGTTGAAATGACGGTAGCCAACTATTCTGAACATTCGCTTCAACATGGCTCTAATGCATCCGCTATTTGTTACATGGAAGTTGAGACGGCAGGTAAAAAGATACACGGTGCTGGTATACACACAAACATCGTGTCTTCATCGTTATCGGCAATTGTTTCTGCTGCTAATCGAATCTTGGAAAACTAG
- a CDS encoding DUF58 domain-containing protein — MPAIGHLTKPALANDTLARGRLRAALIPDCLIEAQRVANIVTAGWHGRRKRGIGDNFWQLRQFTEGESVSQIDWRRSARDDNLYIRDNEWETSHTVWLWADLSPSMFFQSDMSDVSKDSRALVILFALAEILSRSGERIAMPGVMEPTLARNGAERLAQALMARKLVKADNELPDLSKITNIADIILISDFLGDAEKLFERIAPATKHHIRGHLVEINDPAEEVFPYSGRVEFSEPETNSRIVAGKAGMLADDYKQAFANRRAALREQIRRIGWSYNTHRTDRPASEILVTVHRFLAGQIEAKNKLHFETGTI; from the coding sequence ATGCCAGCAATCGGTCATCTCACGAAACCTGCTTTGGCAAACGACACACTTGCGCGCGGGCGGCTGCGAGCGGCATTGATACCCGATTGTCTGATTGAAGCACAACGTGTTGCAAATATCGTGACTGCCGGCTGGCATGGTAGGCGTAAACGCGGCATAGGTGACAATTTCTGGCAGTTGCGTCAATTTACCGAAGGTGAAAGCGTATCTCAAATTGACTGGCGCAGATCCGCCCGAGACGACAATCTTTATATACGAGATAACGAATGGGAAACATCGCACACCGTTTGGCTTTGGGCTGATCTATCGCCTTCGATGTTCTTCCAGTCAGATATGAGCGATGTATCGAAGGATAGCCGAGCTTTGGTAATTTTGTTCGCACTAGCCGAGATATTATCACGATCCGGCGAACGCATAGCCATGCCCGGCGTAATGGAACCAACGCTAGCAAGAAACGGTGCTGAAAGATTGGCGCAAGCGCTCATGGCACGTAAGCTAGTTAAGGCTGATAATGAATTACCAGACCTCTCAAAAATTACGAATATTGCGGATATTATTCTCATCAGTGATTTTTTAGGTGATGCCGAAAAGCTCTTCGAGCGTATTGCTCCAGCAACAAAGCATCATATTCGTGGTCATCTGGTTGAAATTAATGACCCTGCTGAAGAGGTCTTTCCCTATTCCGGACGGGTGGAATTTTCAGAACCAGAAACCAATTCTCGCATCGTTGCAGGTAAAGCCGGCATGCTAGCAGATGATTATAAACAGGCATTTGCAAACAGACGAGCTGCGCTGCGCGAACAAATCAGGAGAATTGGCTGGAGCTATAACACGCACCGCACCGACCGCCCCGCATCGGAGATATTAGTTACAGTTCATCGCTTCTTAGCTGGTCAAATCGAAGCCAAAAACAAATTACACTTTGAGACTGGCACAATATGA
- a CDS encoding MoxR family ATPase, which produces MGKTEKPSSELNDKQIIERADKALVKLAQARREVGEVIFGQESVVERTIVSVLSGGHVLLVGAPGLAKTKLVETLGTVLGLSSNRIQFTPDLMPADILGSEVMDSDKDGKRKFRFISGPIFTQLLMADEINRASPRTQSALLQAMQEHHVTIAGQRHDMPKPFHVLATQNPLEQEGTYPLPEAQLDRFLMQVDVPYPSVEAEQRILMETTGGNEKEPKTILSTQSLSEIQELVRAMPISENVVKAILELVRSARPGHGDKKIDNAVSWGPGPRAGQALMLCARARALYDGRLAPSIDDIAELAHPVLQHRMALSFTARAEGTHIDDIITSLVERIR; this is translated from the coding sequence ATGGGAAAAACCGAGAAACCATCATCAGAGTTGAATGACAAGCAAATTATTGAGCGCGCAGACAAAGCACTTGTCAAACTCGCGCAAGCCCGTCGCGAGGTTGGCGAAGTCATTTTCGGTCAAGAATCTGTGGTTGAGCGAACCATTGTTTCTGTTCTTTCGGGAGGCCACGTTCTGCTTGTTGGCGCGCCTGGCCTAGCTAAAACCAAGTTGGTTGAAACTCTTGGCACAGTCTTAGGCCTTTCGTCGAACCGAATTCAGTTTACACCTGATCTCATGCCAGCAGATATTCTGGGATCCGAAGTTATGGACTCTGATAAAGATGGAAAGCGCAAATTTCGCTTTATATCTGGTCCGATTTTCACCCAACTCTTAATGGCGGATGAAATCAACCGTGCCTCCCCACGTACACAATCCGCGCTCTTGCAAGCTATGCAAGAGCACCATGTTACAATCGCGGGGCAACGACATGACATGCCAAAGCCGTTTCATGTTTTAGCAACACAAAACCCCTTAGAGCAAGAAGGCACCTATCCTCTGCCTGAAGCCCAGCTCGACCGCTTTTTGATGCAAGTTGATGTACCTTACCCTTCCGTTGAAGCCGAGCAACGCATCCTTATGGAAACGACAGGTGGTAACGAAAAAGAACCTAAGACTATTTTATCAACTCAATCATTGTCTGAAATTCAAGAACTTGTCCGCGCAATGCCTATCAGCGAAAATGTCGTCAAAGCGATATTGGAACTGGTCAGATCAGCACGCCCCGGGCATGGCGACAAAAAAATAGATAATGCCGTTTCCTGGGGTCCAGGGCCACGTGCTGGGCAGGCATTGATGTTATGTGCCCGTGCTCGGGCACTATATGATGGCAGGTTAGCGCCATCCATTGATGATATTGCTGAACTGGCGCACCCTGTTCTTCAACACCGCATGGCCTTGAGCTTTACAGCCCGCGCTGAAGGCACTCATATCGATGATATCATCACGTCATTAGTTGAACGGATCAGGTAA
- a CDS encoding NUDIX domain-containing protein translates to MSRPMTLGVRIAAFNDQDEVFLVRHTYVDGWHFPGGGVERNQTMLQAMRNELREEGNLVCISDPKIIGMFHNKRYSNRDHVAFYSCQVEQTQIRLPDAEIAESGFFNVDKLPENTTKPVLARLAELKGEQPISEIWS, encoded by the coding sequence ATGAGCCGACCTATGACATTGGGTGTGCGTATTGCAGCGTTTAATGATCAAGACGAGGTCTTTCTAGTCAGGCACACCTACGTCGATGGATGGCATTTCCCAGGTGGTGGGGTCGAGCGAAATCAGACGATGCTCCAGGCAATGCGAAATGAACTTCGTGAAGAAGGTAATCTCGTCTGTATTTCTGATCCCAAAATTATCGGTATGTTTCATAATAAAAGATATTCAAACCGAGATCATGTGGCGTTTTACTCTTGTCAGGTAGAACAAACTCAAATTAGATTGCCTGACGCCGAAATAGCTGAGAGTGGCTTCTTTAACGTTGATAAGTTGCCTGAAAATACAACCAAGCCAGTGCTTGCTCGCCTGGCAGAGTTGAAAGGCGAGCAACCGATTTCCGAAATTTGGAGTTAA
- a CDS encoding DUF1285 domain-containing protein, protein MTSRQISEIKDTSGLEDLIRKAAGDEGGKKRGLPPVHLWNPPFCGDLDMEIRADGTWFYLGTPIGRQTLVNLFSSVLRKDEDGHTYLVTPVEKVRIRVIDAHFLGIDLIVSERDGQQVLSFQTNVGETVEVGEEHTLWFEVAGEHDELKPYFHVRGRLEALVNRATMYELIELGEEIEIDGTLLFAVKSGGSIFPIMSVAELNAQI, encoded by the coding sequence GTGACATCTCGACAAATAAGCGAAATAAAAGATACAAGCGGTCTTGAAGACCTTATACGCAAGGCAGCAGGCGATGAGGGCGGTAAGAAGCGCGGTTTGCCGCCTGTACATCTGTGGAATCCACCGTTTTGCGGTGATTTGGACATGGAGATCAGAGCTGATGGAACCTGGTTTTACTTGGGAACCCCAATAGGGCGTCAGACGCTTGTTAATTTATTTTCCTCGGTTCTTCGAAAGGATGAGGATGGTCATACATACTTGGTTACACCAGTTGAGAAGGTTAGAATCAGGGTCATTGATGCGCATTTCCTGGGTATCGATTTAATTGTATCTGAAAGGGATGGACAACAGGTTTTGAGTTTTCAGACTAATGTTGGCGAAACTGTTGAGGTTGGCGAAGAGCATACATTATGGTTTGAAGTCGCCGGTGAGCATGATGAATTGAAACCCTATTTTCATGTAAGAGGGCGTTTAGAAGCTCTCGTTAATCGCGCTACAATGTATGAATTGATTGAGCTGGGTGAAGAGATTGAAATTGACGGTACGCTCTTGTTTGCTGTTAAATCTGGTGGATCAATTTTCCCAATAATGTCTGTAGCTGAGTTGAATGCACAGATATGA
- a CDS encoding N-acetyltransferase, with amino-acid sequence MLVSQFTYLNEDPCHHDAIEKLNAETFGPGRHARAAARVREQGPHDKALSFVCLDGVELIGSVRMTSIAIGEVNAYLLGPLAVDRSFKRKGIGRELLKHAIHAAKATNTAGVLLVGDEAYYAPSGFSRAGNDVQLPGPVDRDRLLFLPFTEIKPMELTGKVRFCTV; translated from the coding sequence ATGCTCGTTTCCCAGTTCACCTACCTTAATGAAGACCCATGCCATCATGATGCTATTGAAAAGCTCAATGCGGAGACTTTTGGTCCTGGACGTCATGCGAGAGCCGCTGCGCGTGTTCGAGAGCAGGGTCCGCATGATAAAGCACTATCGTTCGTGTGTTTAGACGGAGTTGAACTAATCGGTTCTGTCCGCATGACATCGATTGCTATTGGGGAAGTTAATGCTTACTTGTTAGGACCTCTCGCTGTCGATCGCAGTTTTAAACGTAAAGGAATTGGGAGAGAGCTTCTTAAGCACGCTATTCATGCGGCAAAGGCGACCAATACCGCTGGTGTGCTGCTTGTGGGTGATGAAGCCTATTATGCACCCTCTGGATTTTCGCGAGCGGGGAATGATGTGCAGCTGCCTGGACCGGTTGATCGTGACCGTCTTCTATTTCTTCCATTTACTGAGATAAAGCCTATGGAATTGACCGGTAAAGTACGTTTTTGCACAGTCTAG
- a CDS encoding metallophosphoesterase yields the protein MPSMRWHELLSKRITGYINWHRHRKAFHHVAVLETVMNELKGFEPDHLAITGDLVNIATQSEISRARLWLENNCDKSHTSLVPGNHDAYVPGAFKSATNSWRPWISGNNARSNNQFPYIKIRGSIAIIGFSTSNATLPFYATGNFPKMQAVLGRQLLNQAKADGLFRVILIHHPPYHNATHPMKRMIGINRFQEMISETGVELILHGHTHLNTVHNIELPKGSACAVGISSASQASGDKKPVAGFNLFDIEKQTNGWKCLHRRYAVESTTNSANLIEKNQLF from the coding sequence ATGCCTAGCATGCGGTGGCATGAATTATTATCAAAGCGCATTACAGGCTATATCAATTGGCACAGGCATAGGAAAGCATTTCACCATGTAGCTGTTCTTGAAACGGTTATGAATGAGCTTAAAGGCTTTGAACCTGACCACTTAGCCATAACGGGCGACCTTGTAAACATAGCCACGCAAAGTGAAATTTCCCGAGCTCGCTTATGGCTTGAGAATAATTGCGACAAAAGTCATACTAGCCTCGTCCCGGGGAATCATGACGCGTATGTTCCCGGTGCATTTAAAAGTGCAACTAATTCCTGGAGGCCTTGGATATCAGGTAATAATGCTCGCTCGAACAACCAATTCCCCTATATAAAAATCAGGGGTTCCATTGCGATCATAGGGTTTTCAACCTCGAATGCGACTCTACCTTTTTACGCCACTGGAAATTTTCCGAAGATGCAGGCGGTTCTGGGAAGGCAGTTATTAAATCAAGCAAAAGCGGATGGTCTTTTCCGAGTTATTCTTATCCACCATCCTCCCTATCACAATGCTACACATCCAATGAAAAGAATGATCGGCATAAATCGGTTTCAAGAAATGATATCGGAAACGGGTGTTGAATTAATTTTGCACGGCCATACTCATTTAAATACGGTCCATAATATTGAACTGCCTAAGGGATCAGCGTGTGCGGTGGGCATATCCTCGGCAAGTCAGGCCTCTGGAGACAAGAAACCCGTTGCTGGATTTAATTTATTTGATATAGAAAAACAAACCAATGGCTGGAAATGCCTGCATAGAAGATATGCGGTTGAATCCACTACAAACTCAGCTAACCTAATAGAGAAAAATCAGTTATTTTAA